A region of Myxococcus stipitatus DSM 14675 DNA encodes the following proteins:
- a CDS encoding phage baseplate assembly protein V — protein MTAYYGKYRGTVINNFDPLQIGRVQISCPAVLGESVLAWAMPCVPYAGDGEGLFLIPPIGANLWVEFEAGDRDKPIWVGGFWNVGRTPALPALPTTKVLKTGGATLKLDDLPGAGGVTLEVGPPVVAIPVKIALSAQGIEISCGGASVKLDPVRVSLNNGALEVV, from the coding sequence ATGACGGCGTACTACGGAAAGTATCGCGGCACGGTCATCAACAACTTCGACCCGCTCCAGATTGGCCGGGTGCAGATCAGCTGTCCCGCCGTGCTGGGGGAGAGCGTGCTCGCCTGGGCCATGCCGTGTGTCCCGTATGCCGGCGACGGAGAGGGCCTGTTCCTCATCCCGCCTATCGGCGCGAACCTCTGGGTGGAGTTCGAGGCGGGAGACCGCGACAAGCCCATCTGGGTGGGGGGCTTCTGGAACGTGGGCCGCACGCCCGCGCTGCCCGCGCTGCCCACCACCAAGGTGCTGAAAACGGGCGGCGCCACGCTCAAGCTGGATGACCTGCCGGGCGCGGGCGGCGTCACGTTGGAGGTAGGCCCTCCGGTGGTGGCGATTCCCGTGAAGATTGCCCTGAGCGCGCAGGGCATCGAAATCTCCTGCGGCGGCGCGAGCGTGAAGCTCGACCCCGTGCGCGTGAGCCTCAACAACGGTGCCCTGGAGGTGGTGTGA
- a CDS encoding PAAR-like protein, with amino-acid sequence MGSPVLHQGAMVQCPHGVPAQPIPSQVRVMTNNQPLLTQSDVFTIAGCPFQLPGPTPSPCVQVRWVTASLRVRASGVPVLLQTSSSLCLAGTQAPQGPALVAGVSPRVSAL; translated from the coding sequence ATGGGTTCTCCCGTCCTGCATCAGGGAGCGATGGTGCAGTGTCCGCACGGCGTCCCCGCGCAGCCCATTCCGTCGCAGGTGCGGGTGATGACGAACAACCAGCCGCTGCTCACGCAGAGCGACGTCTTCACCATCGCGGGTTGTCCCTTCCAGCTCCCCGGGCCCACGCCGTCGCCGTGCGTCCAGGTCCGCTGGGTGACCGCCTCGCTGCGCGTGCGCGCCTCCGGGGTGCCGGTGCTGCTCCAGACGAGCTCCTCGCTGTGCCTCGCGGGCACGCAGGCGCCACAGGGCCCCGCACTGGTCGCGGGCGTCTCGCCCAGGGTCAGCGCGCTATGA
- a CDS encoding GPW/gp25 family protein: protein MKTLSFPYRIDQTGRTAMAGPDDELRELIEQLLFVAPGERVMRPTFGSGAAQLVFAPASEQMAATAQHLVQGALQAWLGDRILVEGIDVQAEESVLTVTLRYRTRITAETRSVVVRGQV from the coding sequence ATGAAGACGCTCTCCTTCCCCTACCGCATCGACCAGACCGGCCGCACGGCGATGGCGGGGCCCGATGACGAGCTGCGGGAGCTCATCGAGCAGTTGCTGTTCGTCGCGCCTGGCGAGCGGGTCATGCGCCCGACGTTCGGCAGCGGCGCGGCGCAGCTGGTCTTCGCACCGGCCAGTGAGCAGATGGCGGCGACCGCGCAGCACCTCGTCCAGGGCGCGCTGCAAGCGTGGCTGGGCGACAGAATCCTCGTGGAGGGCATCGACGTGCAGGCGGAGGAGTCGGTGCTCACCGTGACGCTTCGCTACCGGACGCGCATCACCGCCGAGACACGCAGCGTGGTCGTCAGAGGGCAGGTGTAG
- a CDS encoding putative baseplate assembly protein — protein sequence MTSSVEGRRRALAARFPLTGNGLELAVLPGTDPALNAAFLPVNTGLPARIAGRILLLRFVTTQGVAALTQAQVLIAGATVRWLVPLTALATLPATDPALQPDELTWFNALAAALDQQSAGLGEFLLVHTEVALPAKVALKLRANQVSSAPPPGFEPRLSSLEFDQTGDLTSGVRTRWLNGIDHVIVADLNPLISERLRQRVVFVRFANAFGVNELGATHFSITGGERVPNVALRWAQPLSRIASVVDVELTGPERTALSNFAAIHPTDLNQWVVLCTQERGDFSLYTLRVSSAPTFDPLLSAVTLNLKVDCPTQLDCAPPPGCSEAPVPPPVLDYLTRDFAGFRRLLFDRIAALGAGSADESPAGLASTLVELVAARADQLAYAQDSVATEAYLHTARLRSSVRRHARLLDYRMHEGVNSRAFVHLRASEGASVNNPVQVGDLFLTRIGSAASAMLAPTVLGEPLPPETQVFAALLSLARLRSVHNDIEVYTWGEEELCLPRGTTRCTLLDPDHALEFFQGDLVLLEAVASESSTVAEDTDPTLRHIVRLSSPPRQAHDALLARDVLELEWHPEDALPFDLPVRVAGRVLAKARGNMLLVDHGEPAPVETLQAVPFGSRGRLHARLRGMGLTHATAAPTWDDPTAHDWLSTTWSATGVVQQAPESALPSVSLLAADGTEWAPQRDLLASDRSASEFWVETESSGQAWIRFGDGTTGQKPSDDETFTASYRLGNGTLGNVGAGAIAHLLTTRFAPSALAGVRNPLPAVGGVDPEPMENVRRSAPQAFRTQERAVTLTDWAEVASRHREVQRAVARLIWTGSWHTVRVHVDRVEGRPVDAPFIAEMTRFLERFRLAGYDLEITGPTHVSLDIVLSICVAHDAWPEAVSASLREVFGRGLLADGTRAFFHPDNFTFGNSVYLSQIVARAMSVKGVRWVDARAEVPGHRFRRFSSTASDELASGILKMGPLEIPRCDSDPNAPERGRIQFNVEGGA from the coding sequence GTGACGAGCTCCGTCGAAGGACGCAGACGTGCCCTCGCGGCCCGCTTTCCGCTGACAGGGAACGGGCTGGAGCTGGCGGTGCTCCCCGGCACCGACCCCGCGCTCAACGCCGCGTTCCTGCCGGTCAACACCGGCCTGCCCGCGCGCATCGCCGGGCGCATCCTCCTGCTGCGCTTCGTCACCACCCAGGGTGTCGCGGCGCTCACGCAGGCCCAGGTGCTGATTGCCGGCGCGACGGTGCGCTGGCTCGTCCCGCTCACGGCGCTGGCCACGCTGCCTGCCACCGACCCCGCGCTCCAGCCGGATGAGCTCACCTGGTTCAACGCGCTGGCCGCGGCGCTCGACCAGCAGTCGGCGGGCCTGGGCGAGTTCCTCCTCGTGCACACCGAGGTGGCGCTGCCCGCGAAGGTCGCCCTCAAGCTGCGCGCCAACCAGGTGAGCAGCGCGCCTCCGCCGGGCTTCGAGCCGCGCCTGTCCTCGCTGGAGTTCGACCAGACGGGAGACCTCACCTCGGGGGTGCGGACCCGGTGGCTCAACGGCATCGACCACGTCATCGTGGCCGACCTGAACCCGCTCATCTCCGAGCGGCTGCGCCAGCGCGTGGTGTTCGTGCGCTTCGCCAATGCGTTCGGCGTCAACGAACTGGGCGCCACGCACTTCTCCATCACCGGTGGAGAGCGGGTGCCGAACGTGGCCCTGCGCTGGGCCCAGCCGCTCTCGCGCATCGCGAGCGTCGTGGACGTGGAGCTCACGGGCCCGGAGCGGACGGCGCTCTCCAACTTCGCCGCCATCCACCCGACCGACCTGAACCAGTGGGTCGTCCTGTGTACCCAGGAGCGCGGCGACTTCTCGCTCTACACCCTGCGCGTCTCGAGCGCCCCGACCTTCGACCCGCTGCTGTCGGCGGTGACACTGAACCTCAAGGTCGACTGTCCCACCCAGCTCGACTGCGCGCCTCCGCCGGGGTGCAGCGAGGCGCCCGTCCCGCCGCCCGTCCTCGACTACCTGACGCGCGACTTCGCGGGGTTCCGCCGCCTGCTCTTCGACCGCATCGCCGCGCTCGGGGCGGGCAGCGCGGACGAGAGCCCCGCCGGGCTGGCCTCCACCCTGGTGGAGCTCGTCGCCGCGCGCGCGGACCAGCTCGCCTATGCGCAGGACTCGGTGGCGACCGAGGCGTATCTGCACACCGCCCGACTGCGCTCGTCCGTGCGTCGCCACGCGCGGCTGCTCGACTACCGCATGCACGAGGGCGTCAACTCCCGCGCCTTCGTGCACCTGCGCGCCAGCGAGGGCGCCAGCGTCAACAACCCCGTGCAGGTGGGGGACCTGTTCCTCACGCGCATCGGCTCGGCCGCGTCCGCCATGCTCGCGCCCACCGTGCTGGGCGAGCCCCTGCCCCCGGAGACGCAGGTCTTCGCCGCGCTCCTGTCGCTCGCGAGGCTGCGCTCGGTGCACAACGACATCGAGGTCTACACGTGGGGCGAGGAGGAGCTGTGCCTCCCGCGCGGCACCACGCGCTGCACGCTGCTCGACCCGGACCACGCGCTCGAGTTCTTCCAGGGGGACCTGGTGCTGCTCGAGGCCGTCGCCAGCGAGTCGAGCACCGTCGCGGAGGACACGGACCCCACGCTGCGCCACATCGTCCGCCTGTCGTCGCCGCCCCGGCAGGCCCACGACGCGCTGCTCGCGCGCGACGTGCTGGAGCTGGAGTGGCATCCCGAGGACGCCCTCCCCTTCGACCTGCCCGTCCGCGTGGCGGGGCGAGTGCTCGCCAAGGCGCGAGGCAACATGCTGCTCGTCGACCACGGCGAGCCCGCGCCCGTGGAGACCCTTCAAGCGGTGCCCTTCGGGAGCCGAGGCCGCCTGCACGCGCGCCTGCGAGGCATGGGCCTGACGCACGCCACCGCCGCGCCCACCTGGGATGACCCCACCGCGCACGACTGGCTGAGCACGACGTGGTCCGCCACGGGTGTCGTCCAACAAGCCCCCGAGTCCGCCCTGCCGTCGGTGTCCCTGCTCGCCGCGGATGGGACCGAGTGGGCACCCCAGCGCGACCTGCTCGCGTCGGACCGCTCCGCTTCGGAGTTCTGGGTGGAGACGGAGTCCAGCGGCCAGGCCTGGATTCGCTTCGGGGATGGCACCACCGGACAGAAGCCCTCCGACGACGAGACCTTCACCGCCAGCTACCGCTTGGGCAACGGCACCCTGGGCAACGTCGGCGCGGGCGCCATCGCGCACCTGCTGACGACGCGGTTCGCCCCCAGCGCGCTCGCCGGCGTGCGCAACCCGCTGCCCGCGGTGGGCGGGGTCGACCCCGAGCCGATGGAGAACGTGCGCCGCTCCGCGCCCCAGGCGTTCCGCACGCAGGAGCGCGCGGTGACGCTGACCGACTGGGCCGAGGTCGCCAGCCGCCACCGCGAGGTGCAGCGCGCCGTGGCCCGGCTCATCTGGACCGGCTCCTGGCACACCGTGCGAGTCCACGTCGACCGCGTGGAGGGACGCCCGGTGGACGCACCCTTCATCGCCGAGATGACGCGCTTCCTGGAGCGCTTCCGGCTGGCCGGTTACGACCTGGAGATCACCGGCCCCACGCACGTGTCGCTCGACATCGTGCTGTCGATTTGCGTCGCGCACGATGCCTGGCCCGAGGCGGTCTCCGCGTCCCTGCGCGAGGTGTTCGGCCGAGGCCTCCTCGCCGACGGCACCCGGGCCTTCTTCCACCCGGACAACTTCACGTTCGGCAACAGCGTGTACCTGAGCCAGATTGTCGCGCGGGCGATGTCCGTGAAGGGCGTGCGCTGGGTCGACGCCCGCGCCGAGGTGCCGGGCCACCGCTTCCGCCGCTTCTCCAGCACCGCGTCGGATGAGCTGGCCTCCGGCATCCTGAAGATGGGGCCGCTGGAGATTCCCCGCTGTGACTCCGACCCGAACGCCCCCGAGCGAGGGCGCATCCAGTTCAACGTGGAGGGCGGCGCATGA